A stretch of DNA from Glycine max cultivar Williams 82 chromosome 18, Glycine_max_v4.0, whole genome shotgun sequence:
ATGTTATGTGCCACCAAATATATAAGCATTCAACAGCAATCCCAATTTTCATGTCACAATGGAAAAACACTtgacttttaaatttctttgtGCAGCTTCACTGTAGAAGCAGATAGATCCATCAAAGATTTAACCATAATAACAGAATATGTTGGAGATGTAGACTTTTTAAAGAATAGGGAAAATGATGATGGAGATAGTATAATGACACTTCTCTCAGCTTCTGATCCTTCACGGACGCTTGTCATCTGTCCAGACAAACGAAGCAACATAGCTCGTTTCATTAACGGCATCAATAATCACACACCGTAAGTTTCTTATTCTCAGATTTTATTCTCTGCtatcttgagtctttttttgaAAGAAGCAAGTCTGAAATTAAGAATAGGCTAATTATAATATAGAAAGAGTGTACCCATTTGACAGGATTCCTGTCACTTAAAGATTATTATTCTCAGTTGATGTAATGTGATTGTTTGATGGAAACAACTATTAATGAAGGCTCTTGCCTCTAGTGTAGGGAAGGGAAAAAGAAGCAGAACTTGAAATGCGTGAGGTTTGATGTTGGAGGTGAATGTCGGGTTCTTTTAATTGCCAATAGAGATATTACAAAGGGGGAAAGGTTGTACTACGACTACAACGGAGATGAACATGAATATCCAACTGAACATTTTGTCTGATTGCgttcaaatataaattataagcaaATCACCGTAACAGGGAGGGATTGTAAGCTCGtgattttttcatttcttagtTGATTTGGTCACCCCTTAATATGGTTGCCTTGTCACTACCCCACATGTATCATGTTGGATACTCAATATATTTCACAGTAGACTTGTGGTTTATATTATATTGTTCAATTATATTTGGAATTGTTTATTGattagattaattttattatatatgcaatGGCCAATGCATATTTTTAGCAAACGTTGATATATTttccataataataaaaaaatagtactaAATAGATGaggaaaaagataagaaaagaaaaattaaaagatgcaTTCGGTATTGTTACTGAATAAATTACCATGGTACTTTTCTTGTTATCGTTAGTGTTTCAAGTAAAGGATGTAAGTTGGATAATGTAGATTATTTGTATATGTAATAGACACCAATTTTGtaactaaattatattagtAAGGGTGTCGAAGAATTAGccttttatgttgtttttttatgacATTAATGGACTTGATGGATCAATGAGATGATTTATGTTGAATTGGAATAGGATTGAATAGGTCAGAAACCTTTCATAATTTATTCTAAGAACTGCAAATCAATCCCGTAACTAACTCTGAAATGAACTTAAAACTTAACAAGATTTTCGTATTAGGGATACACAGCTAACAGGAGATTTACATAATAAAACCAttcttaaaaattcatttaattttacaacAACCGGCCAATCAAATATTACACAAGCTATTTTTTAACGTTGGCTTGATTACACCCGGTTAAACTTTAAcctattcattttattttttctgaaagAATGGCTAAATACACTTTTTACCTTATGATACAAAGTAGACTTCAATGATCTTTAGACAACAATGGCTCCAATTTGGAATCTCTCTCCTCGGGGAGTGGAGGCCTGCCATTACCAGACTCCAAGTCGGTAATTGAAAGCTTCTCCACTCTCTCTTTTGATAATCGTGCAAACAAACTTGGTTTGTTCTCTACTGAAGAGAATGGTGCTTGTGGACTGTTAGATGCTCCTTTCAAGCTTTGAACATGTTGCAAGCAAACTTGAACAGCATCATGTACTCTCACAAAGTACCATTCTTTGCCTATCAACTCCACCAGACCCGATCTAGACAAGGTAAGCAGAACTTCTGGACTTGGATTGGATATTGCAATCTGCAAGAAGAATAAGCTCAAGTTGGTTGGTGGGGACATTGTAAACCTGTAGCGATTATTTCAAGGATTCTAACGGTAGTTGAAACTTCACAATCTTATTCTACCTGAATGTCCCGTAATTTGTACTCCTgatacaagtctttcaaagccTGAACAGCACTAGAATCTATGTATGTCACAGCTGCAGTCATCAGAAGTCAGAATTATTATCATTACCCCTTTCATAGTTTAGTTATGAACAATTGTAGTGGAAAACAGCATTCACAAACTTCAGTACAATGTGGTTCATGTAATTCAGCATCTGAGGTAACTTAAAAGTAATGAAAATGATAAACACCTGCTGAAAATGTCTCACACAGCATCCACACGATCCAGTTATGACACAGTTAACCACCATTAGAAATTAGGCATTTTGATAGTCTCATGAATCAATTGAGTCATATTGACCATTAGTGCCACTAGTACACATCGATAATTATACATTCACATTCATTTactctttaaataaaatttcaacatgTTAAGAAATATGTTAGCTTAAATAGTTAAACACATGAACAATACAGCATATGCCTCTTTGTGCACAGGGCAAGCAAGACTTACGTGCCATCTCTAGAATCACGAAATAAATTCTTTCAACCTCAGGTCCACGTCTTTTAGAACGATCAACATCAACTTCATATTCACGCAACCTGATAAGAGAACTCTAAATGAATTAAGGCACGCTCTTGATTGGGAAAATGTCAATTACAACTCACTTCTCATTACCTGTCCTTGATGTAACTTGTGTTTGCAAAATAAATTGGAGCATCAACACGAACGATTACAATTCCATTGTATGTATATGCTTCAGGATACTGTTTAACATTCCTATAAACAGTTGTCCCTGGCAAACGACCCAAAACAGCTGCAGTGCAGATCAGACCAAACAATGATGTCAGCATACTAACATATTTACACAATATATACAGAGACATTCCAGtctagaaaaatagaaaaggactAATCTTGTATTAGATGCAAGATTGAATTATTGCTTTTTATTAGTTATATTGATCTTGAAAGGTATACaatttatatcttaaaaaaactaTAGGCATGCACAGATGCTTATTTAAAAATCAGATGTCAAATAACTTTGGGAATTCTGTACTTTGAAATACACTCTTTATGgcatttgattaaaatattaaccGCTGAATTAACGTAACAAGTAATTCAGACACACTACCAAATGTAGATGCCTTAACTCGGGATTAATCCATTGAAACCTAAAACATGGTCCTatcatattttctaatttatttttctgtatTGAGCTGTTAGCATTCCTTCATTTGTTGTAGATTATTGCAGTCTTCCTATACTAATGCTGATTATTTTAGTGTGGTTTCTTTCAGGTAGACTGATAGTCTGGTAGACTTTAATAATCCTTAAGCACAAGTATTGAATCATAATGGTTGCTTTCTTACTTTTAGGGGACATGACTTGACCATGACTATTCAATATTAACGAAAGTTAGCATCTACAATATGATCCAACTCTATATACATGATGTAAGTGTGGAACAAACAAAAGCATACATAATTTCTGAACCCAGACAAATCAACTTACCAATATGTGGATTTGCTGACTCATGAATGACAAACGCAAGTGAAACCCCAACCTACAATTTCAAAAACCTTATAAAGTGAGAAAAGTGATTATCTTAGCATATGGAAAATGCCACAACTTTTGCATGTTGAATacaagaaaatcattttttaatttatattagtttatAGTTGAATGAAATCAATGAATCCAATATCTTAAGAAATGATTTTATAcccatttcttcttctctaaATGAAAACAAAGACAATGAAGCACTAAAGTTTTAGCCAACAAACATGGTTCCACAATGAATATGCATAGCCAGATAAAGATTTCAGCCTCACTAAgttgatgcatcaaattatgaaCAGATTctaaaagtgaaaaagaaagttTTTGCAATTATAATGCACCCATTACTTactaacagaaaaaaaaaaatcaccttgtaCTCACCCCAACAAGGACCCCAATCTCAATACCAAGGAACAATGTTGTAGTGCTAGTAATGGTCCAAAGAAGAAAATCTTTCTTATCTACACGCCACAAAAAAATGGCCTCATCATAATCTACCTGAAAAATCAAGCAAAAGAATTAAGAATGAATGCTCAgttaacaaataagataaccaTCCAAAAGGATATAGCAGCTAAACAGAAATTTTCTACAATGATAGAGACAAGCTCTATTTTAACATTACATATTTCCATTTCAACGGCATAAAACTAGTAATGCTATCTCTTCCTCTCTTTTCTATATTGAACAAAAAATCACTTCCAACGACCCATGGATGCAGAACAAGAAATTAATCCTTCAGCATAAAAGAGGAATTCTTACCAGACCTATCACAGCAGAGATCACAATGGCAGCAAGGGTACACTGGATTGTTGTAGCCAAAAAATTCATAATCAGCATTCCAGAAAAGAAAATGCATCTCTTACATTTGAGTGAtagagagaaataaagaaaaaaaaatcaaaagttaaaaatgacagaaagaaaagataaaaagggcctttttttataagcaaagtgttttttcaattaaaagatatgcttaaaatttttatagtaattatgttatgtatgtttaaaaccaaaatgCTAAAAAAACTCTGTTTTAGAGCTTTCCTCAtgagcaaaaaaaaagtagattttgaagaaaaatactaaaaataagcTGTATCCTTGCATcaacttttttaaaacttaagcAAATGaacccaaattttaaatcatttttgtaAGTCTTAATGCCATATCCATTTCATTCTTGATGTTATGAATTGAATACCAGCAGAAGTCATTTGTAAATTGTATAATGTTTCAGATGGAAGTAGAACTTCCATTGAATACAAGGAAAAGCATTTTCAAACATGGCCTATGACCTATAAAGACTTGAAAACAAACCTGAGGTATGTACTCAAATAATGGTGTTAGAAACAAAAGTGCACAGGTCATTATAATTCCTGAAACAATCCCAGATACACCAGATTTTGCACCACTTTCATGATTTACAGCTGACCTTGAAAAGGATCCTGCATACATTCAAAAGAAATatctattaatataaaaaaaaattcaagtaaaatcaTAATCTTGAAATTAATTGAGGCTTTGGAACCAAAACCTAAGTAACCAACTACAAATAATGACTCCTTATTTTTCAGAGTCCAATTGAATACTTACCTGTTGTGGGGTATGCTGAAAAAAATGAACCAAGAACATTGGAAACACCAAGACCGAACAACTGTAAAGAAATATCAGGAAAAATAGTTGTCAAATAATATGTTGGAGCATTTGGGAGGGGAGTCCAGACATGTCCAATAATATGTTGGAGCAGTAaatatattttggaagaaatatACCTCTTGATTTGAATCCAACTCGTACCCATTCTTTGCTGCTAATGCCTTCGCAATTCCCACTGATTCCTGTaggttgaaaattaatttaattggaaAAATAATTCCCAAATCCCAatatactattttctttaaattcaaAGAGGAGAAAAGGAGATCTTACCAATATAGCCACACCAGTTATGAGAAGAGCAGTTGGAATTAAGGACTGTGCATACTCAAAAGATTTTGGAACAGAAAATTTTGGTAGGCCTTGAGGTATATCTCCCACCTAATTAAAAACCagtattatttgttaattcTATCAGCTTCATGTTAGTAAATTACTGACCTTAGTCATACATAGTTCTCATTTACAAAAGAGCATTCATATATTACAATAACAAGGGAAGTAAACCAAAAACACTAACATGAGTGCAAGACATTCAAATGAGAGAAGACATTCTccaataatataaacaaaaaacaaattaacatgATTATTATGTATCATGATTACATTCATAACCAAGAGTGTTTAATTAAGCCAACATTATCAACTACTTTTTTGGTTCATGTTTCTCCTAGAACACAAATGTCAGAAATTCAGAATATCCTTTTTACCAGTTTTCTCAAAGTTTTATGCATGACAATTTTAGGGgtataagaacaaaaatgttttaataataGTACATAATAGTTAAATCTAGTTAATGATGGTATCCACATGGAACTTCATTCCTTGTTTATTACTTTAGTAGCTTTACCCAGATTCATATTACTATtaccatgctatatatatttgatactCACCAAAGAAATTGATGATGGATGAAATATTTTTGCAAAAGTTGTTCCCAGAACTACTGCTGTAAGAGGACCTGCAGCTCTCAAGAATCGCAAGTACTTCCTCGATTTTCCCTGGTTgtataacatcaatacaatgagTAGGATGTTGATACCTAAGATAGGTATTTTGCCAAACATCAGAGATAGATTCATACCAGGTGTTTCATGACAAGCAGTATTGCAAGCAtaatggatcccatcacaaaaGGAGGCCATGAAAACTATAAAAAGGAAAACTCTGTTAAAGATGGGATTTGACAAGTGAAAACACCATAatgactttgaaaaaaaaaacaacaatagaGACAATTGAACAAATATGGTAATTCTGAAGTATTAATAAATAACAGGTTCATTGCAGCTGAAGTTCAAAATGGAATCTTGATTCCAAATAACATATTATGGACATAAAAGGGCAGTCTAATTTGAtgaattgaaattaaacatataataaTGACACACATTACTTTAAACAATGGGTTCTTCATAACTGGGTCCTTATAATAAGGACACctattagaaaattattttaaacaatgaggtcccaataaaaaaaattaaactataagAACCTATTTGAAAACTCTAGAAAATTAAAGGgacatacaaattaatttaatatagttTATATTGTTTAGATATTACTGGCAATTGTTTTAGCATCCatgtttttttgtgtttaatgaTTAATGGTAGCAAAGTCTCAATCCTAATCCTCATGGGATGAGTTACATACATGATACATGAGATCTTTTTGAATGTTCATAATGCATTCATTCAGATTCAATGTTCAATTTtggatttttcataaaattgctATCTTCTCAGTTGTATGCTGCAGCCAAATTCTTGGTGTGACCTTGATGCTAAAGGAACCTCAAATGTTAAGCTAAAGttatttttcctcttctc
This window harbors:
- the LOC100775789 gene encoding probable sulfate transporter 4.2, with amino-acid sequence MEITYASPSFSDLRAMPSTATAARPVRIIPLQHPTATTSSPQPNAAFSRWTAKLRRMTWLEWIEFFLPCLRWIRIYNWREYFQVDLMAGITVGVMLVPQSMSYAKLAGLQPIYGLYSGFVPLFVYAIFGSSRQLAVGPVALVSLLVSNVLGSIADSSTELYTELAILLSLMVGIMECIMGLLRLGWLIRFISHSVISGFTTASAIVIGLSQAKYFLGYDIDGSSKIIPVVKSIIAGADKFSWPPFVMGSIMLAILLVMKHLGKSRKYLRFLRAAGPLTAVVLGTTFAKIFHPSSISLVGDIPQGLPKFSVPKSFEYAQSLIPTALLITGVAILESVGIAKALAAKNGYELDSNQELFGLGVSNVLGSFFSAYPTTGSFSRSAVNHESGAKSGVSGIVSGIIMTCALLFLTPLFEYIPQCTLAAIVISAVIGLVDYDEAIFLWRVDKKDFLLWTITSTTTLFLGIEIGVLVGVGVSLAFVIHESANPHIAVLGRLPGTTVYRNVKQYPEAYTYNGIVIVRVDAPIYFANTSYIKDRLREYEVDVDRSKRRGPEVERIYFVILEMAPVTYIDSSAVQALKDLYQEYKLRDIQIAISNPSPEVLLTLSRSGLVELIGKEWYFVRVHDAVQVCLQHVQSLKGASNSPQAPFSSVENKPSLFARLSKERVEKLSITDLESGNGRPPLPEERDSKLEPLLSKDH